Proteins found in one Streptococcus anginosus subsp. whileyi MAS624 genomic segment:
- the rpoZ gene encoding DNA-directed RNA polymerase subunit omega, which yields MMLKPSIDTLLDKVPSKYSLVILEAKRAHELEEGAAPTQEFKSVKSTLRALEEIESGNVGIHPDPEGKREAVRRRAEEERLRREEEERKIKEQIAKEKEEGEKI from the coding sequence ATGATGTTAAAACCTTCAATTGACACCTTGCTTGATAAGGTGCCTTCAAAATACTCCTTGGTGATTCTTGAAGCAAAACGTGCTCATGAATTGGAAGAAGGAGCAGCTCCGACCCAAGAATTTAAGTCTGTCAAATCAACACTTCGTGCTTTAGAAGAAATCGAATCTGGCAATGTTGGGATTCACCCAGATCCTGAAGGCAAGCGAGAAGCAGTTCGTCGGCGTGCTGAGGAAGAACGTTTGCGCAGAGAAGAAGAAGAGCGTAAAATCAAAGAACAAATTGCGAAGGAAAAAGAAGAGGGTGAAAAAATTTAA
- the gmk gene encoding guanylate kinase gives MADRGLLIVFSGPSGVGKGTVRREIFESSDNQFQYSVSMTTRAQRPGEVDGVDYFFRTREEFEELIRQGQMLEYAEYVGNYYGTPLTYVNETLDKGIDVFLEIEVQGALQVKKKVPNAVFIFLTPPDLVELQDRLVGRGTDSAEVIARRIAKAREEIALMREYDYAIVNDEVPLAAERVKRVIEAEHFRVERVIGHYQDMLLEQLSVR, from the coding sequence ATGGCGGATCGTGGCTTGTTAATCGTTTTTTCTGGTCCCTCAGGTGTGGGGAAGGGAACGGTTCGACGTGAGATTTTTGAAAGCTCGGATAATCAGTTTCAATACTCTGTGTCCATGACAACTCGTGCTCAACGTCCTGGTGAAGTGGACGGGGTGGATTATTTTTTCCGTACGAGAGAAGAGTTTGAGGAGTTGATTCGGCAAGGTCAGATGTTAGAGTATGCAGAGTATGTTGGCAACTACTATGGAACTCCTTTGACCTATGTGAATGAAACTTTGGATAAAGGGATTGATGTTTTCCTTGAGATTGAAGTTCAAGGGGCGCTTCAGGTGAAGAAAAAAGTGCCGAATGCTGTCTTTATCTTTTTGACGCCACCTGATTTGGTAGAATTACAAGATCGTTTGGTGGGGCGCGGAACAGATAGTGCTGAGGTAATTGCTAGACGCATTGCCAAAGCAAGAGAAGAAATTGCTCTCATGCGCGAATATGATTATGCCATTGTCAATGATGAAGTTCCCTTAGCAGCGGAACGTGTCAAGCGCGTTATTGAAGCAGAGCATTTTCGAGTGGAACGTGTCATCGGTCACTATCAAGATATGCTGTTAGAACAACTTTCAGTAAGATAA